A DNA window from Flavobacteriales bacterium contains the following coding sequences:
- a CDS encoding histidine kinase, with protein MNINRPFICSLVLFFCLAQGSFAQSDSVWHVVQKLHLSKSDSAIGICYKQLRLTAKSDFSNLSQGHYWIGNTYMKLNLDSAQKHANLALDLANRSDDPILRAKAHHLLGSIDNRLSKFDSAIDHFKQGLEELRSEKDTTNGRYMQIYEILLRGTSTTYNYMNRNDEAMTYGLKALNYAQRYDLDFPQQAGLIAISSLFYKVKNYEEAKKYMHLALKKCKDANNELGAAKCYNNLAIYHSAELQYDSAVWYQSKGINMYRVMGNTEGLANSLVLLGMIQFELGKEEEAIGHLLEAEKIVKEKSFDIQLFDVLVDLAMAYNKQGNFKEGLAKADELIAFASSKNRPDKIVRGYTMKYESLYGLGNYKESVEYLQKSMALSDSIKATENDKNLQQLLVKYESEKKEEEIKRITSEAEVKDLLIRQRNIQLLSGGAGVLALITLAFLMFRSYRIRNEFELLDLKQRFYRAQINPHFLFNALGSVQGFFYDKTDPNKAAGYLSRLSKLMRQILENTFDNEVTLAEEAMLMENYLEVQKVRMSDRFDYTIDMDEDLEDVIIPSMITQPFLENAVEHGFKELTDRKGMIHVSVIEMAGAIQIKIEDNGTGLAQSSAPSDHRSRAMEITRERLQLLEKVKGKKASFEVKDNRLNGGVGVTVLINLPT; from the coding sequence ATGAATATCAACCGACCTTTCATCTGCAGCCTCGTGCTGTTTTTCTGTTTGGCACAAGGCAGTTTTGCGCAATCTGATTCCGTTTGGCACGTGGTGCAGAAGTTGCATCTCAGCAAATCAGACTCAGCCATTGGCATTTGTTATAAGCAACTTCGGCTAACTGCTAAGAGCGATTTCAGCAACCTATCTCAAGGTCATTATTGGATCGGGAACACCTACATGAAACTGAATCTTGACTCGGCACAGAAACACGCAAACCTGGCTTTGGACTTAGCAAATAGATCGGACGACCCAATCCTAAGGGCAAAGGCACATCACCTGCTAGGCTCCATCGATAACCGCTTAAGCAAGTTTGATTCGGCCATTGATCATTTCAAACAAGGGCTCGAAGAACTACGCAGTGAGAAGGATACGACCAATGGACGGTATATGCAGATCTACGAGATACTGTTGCGCGGCACATCTACCACCTACAACTACATGAATAGGAATGATGAAGCTATGACTTACGGTCTTAAGGCATTGAATTATGCGCAACGCTACGACCTCGATTTTCCGCAACAAGCAGGACTGATAGCCATTTCGAGTCTGTTTTACAAAGTGAAGAACTATGAAGAGGCAAAGAAGTACATGCATTTGGCCTTGAAAAAATGCAAAGACGCCAATAATGAGCTGGGCGCTGCCAAATGCTACAACAATCTTGCTATTTACCACAGCGCGGAGTTGCAATACGACTCTGCGGTTTGGTACCAGAGCAAAGGCATCAACATGTATCGCGTTATGGGTAACACCGAGGGATTGGCCAACAGCTTGGTACTGCTTGGTATGATACAATTTGAGTTGGGTAAGGAAGAAGAGGCAATCGGTCATTTATTGGAGGCTGAAAAAATCGTCAAGGAGAAGAGCTTTGATATTCAGCTCTTTGATGTTCTGGTAGACCTTGCAATGGCATACAACAAGCAGGGAAATTTTAAAGAAGGATTGGCCAAAGCAGATGAACTTATTGCGTTTGCTAGCAGCAAAAACCGTCCTGATAAAATTGTACGTGGCTACACGATGAAGTATGAATCGCTTTATGGGCTTGGGAATTATAAAGAGTCGGTAGAATACCTTCAAAAGAGTATGGCTCTTTCAGATAGCATCAAGGCAACGGAGAACGACAAGAATCTTCAGCAGTTATTGGTGAAGTACGAATCTGAAAAAAAGGAAGAAGAGATAAAGCGCATAACTAGCGAGGCGGAGGTGAAAGATCTGCTTATCCGTCAACGTAATATTCAATTATTGTCCGGTGGTGCTGGCGTTTTGGCCCTCATAACACTTGCTTTTCTGATGTTCCGCAGTTATCGGATCAGGAACGAGTTTGAACTACTCGATTTAAAACAACGGTTCTATCGTGCCCAGATCAATCCGCATTTCCTTTTCAATGCTTTGGGTTCGGTTCAAGGCTTCTTCTATGATAAGACCGATCCGAATAAAGCAGCAGGATACCTTTCGCGCTTGTCCAAACTCATGCGCCAGATATTGGAGAATACCTTTGATAATGAAGTGACGTTGGCAGAGGAGGCAATGCTGATGGAAAACTACCTCGAAGTTCAGAAAGTGCGCATGAGCGATCGCTTCGATTACACCATCGATATGGATGAAGACCTCGAAGATGTGATCATTCCATCCATGATCACCCAACCCTTTTTGGAAAACGCGGTAGAACATGGATTCAAGGAATTGACTGACCGTAAAGGCATGATCCACGTCAGTGTGATAGAGATGGCTGGGGCGATTCAGATAAAAATTGAAGACAACGGCACAGGACTGGCCCAAAGCAGCGCGCCATCCGACCATCGTTCGCGAGCCATGGAAATAACCCGCGAGCGATTGCAACTGTTGGAAAAAGTGAAAGGCAAGAAAGCAAGTTTTGAAGTGAAGGATAACCGCTTGAATGGCGGAGTTGGTGTAACTGTACTTATAAATCTACCTACATGA
- a CDS encoding LytTR family DNA-binding domain-containing protein → MKLAVIDNENEVRKGIVLMLQHNFPEAEIVEADGVATGLQLIATEHPELIFLDVEMNDGTGLDLLRKVEHRSFEVIFITAFAKYAIEALRLSAIDYLLKPVDPLELVDAVNRAIDKIDKENMGAKLELLEQNLKQLTGGSRKILLKDQDSIHLIKIDDIMRCEADANYTRFFIANRPSILVSKNLKEYEDLLGDHFIRVHNSHLVNISFIVRIDKNDGGSIRMSDGENIPVSVRKREKLLEHLKRF, encoded by the coding sequence ATGAAACTGGCAGTTATAGACAATGAGAACGAAGTACGAAAAGGCATTGTGCTCATGTTGCAGCACAATTTTCCTGAAGCGGAAATTGTGGAGGCTGATGGCGTGGCAACTGGTTTGCAGTTGATTGCCACCGAACATCCAGAGCTCATTTTTCTGGATGTTGAGATGAACGATGGAACGGGGCTTGACCTGCTGCGCAAAGTGGAGCATCGCTCTTTTGAGGTGATCTTCATTACGGCATTTGCCAAATATGCCATAGAAGCGCTTCGCCTCAGCGCCATCGATTATTTATTGAAACCCGTTGATCCCTTGGAGTTGGTGGATGCCGTCAATCGTGCCATCGACAAGATCGATAAGGAGAACATGGGCGCTAAATTGGAACTCCTGGAGCAGAATCTGAAGCAACTGACGGGTGGAAGCCGCAAGATATTGCTGAAGGATCAGGATTCCATTCATCTCATCAAGATAGACGATATCATGCGCTGCGAGGCCGATGCCAACTACACACGGTTCTTCATCGCCAACCGTCCTTCCATTTTGGTTTCTAAAAACCTGAAGGAATACGAAGACCTATTGGGCGACCATTTCATCCGTGTTCACAATTCGCATCTGGTCAACATCAGCTTCATTGTTCGGATTGATAAGAACGATGGAGGTTCCATTCGCATGTCAGATGGAGAGAATATTCCGGTTTCGGTACGCAAGCGCGAAAAGCTGCTGGAACACCTGAAACGGTTCTGA